taattagaattttgaaatgtcagaaaattaattttgaatgtgACCATTTATAATCTAATCAGTGGATTCATATGATTTGATATTTCAGATACACCGCATCTACAAAAGCTCTGGGGCTAGTTTGGCAAAGGCCCAAGAAGAATTCAAGTCTGAGTTTTTGAGTAATCAACATGTTAGAGGAGTTGCCACTAATGTTGCTGCAGCCGCTGTGCAATCCCAGTTTAATCAAAGAACTAATAATACTAGATATTAGGTTATTTTTCCCTAAAGTATTTATTCGAAGTGTTTATTTAATTTCTGTAATAATTGTTACTTACTCTGTATATTTCGTTTTCATCTAGGTTATTTATCATAGGTTTTCGATACCAAATGTGATGTGTGATTTAAGATCTTCATGACAGATTACGAATTTACAATgtcgttttgaaattttcaaacacattccagaaaaattgacttgtcattcaatttataatatttGTTAGCATTCAATcctagataatttttttttttggaaattcctTCCATAAAAATGTTAATATCGCTGGCATTGATTATTAAAGGTGAagtttcaattatttcttttttgtttatgtcatttgaaataaagagcattcatttaaattcgtggtctaGTGTGCTGCACGAATTTATTTGAACGCTCGTTAGTTCCTTGTTCCTACCAAAGAAATGCTTCAGTTgcacattttaaatattttctataCAAACTATGTCTGTAAGGCCCCTTTGAAAGCTTATGTGAGTTAAAAAACTGGTTGTGTTTTGAGAAGGCTTTCCCATTCAATTTAGATGTGGAGTTCTGTAAGACTAATAGACAGATTTTTTCGGATCGTTGGTTAGAACTACAAGGTTTCAGCCACTAAACCAACTAACATTGATAGTTTAAATTCTGATCTGATGGTCAAAGTTTTGTGGAACTCGATGTAAAATCTtctatatgtatattgatgaaataTGGCACTAGTATTATAGTTATTCTGTTAATacagaattgaatttcattaataTCTTATCCCCAGTAGCGTAGCTGTAGAAGGACAAGGTGATGCTGAGCACCCCTGCTCAGGGGGCCCTCAGATCCCGAGCTTTTTTCTCTTTGAAATCAAACTCATTTAGGTAGGtgcccattttttttttttttttaaccggGCCCCATATTCATCTAGCTACACCACTGGTTGGGTTGTCTacctaaattttgaaatttgagtaAACTAAGATAAAATCTGATCAAGTTGAAACAGGATATGTTAGCTGGTTTGTCTCTGGTTGGCAATCATAAGACAATGACAAGTTCTAatcaaaaaacaagaaaaaacgTGGTTCCACGTTAGAAGAAGGATGGGATGAGAATGTAGTACACTGACATTTGACAGAATAAGCAGAGCTGTTGCTGTTATGTAGGCAATGTTTAGGTTATCTGATTAAATGGTTTCGAAAATAGagaaatatcaatcaaaaatctaaaattttgtaACATAATGGCTACAAAAGGATTACATTACACACCATTAGGAACAGATGGAACGGACCATGCCTATAGGCAACGTATTGCCGCTCAATATCAAATAAGGTAAtactttatttcaaaaatatgccTTACATATTTGAATTAATGCCAATTGTTCAATTAATTGTACATTCATTGTTTCAGTGCTCTGAATAAATCAAGACTAAAATACTGCATATTTTTCCATTACCTATTATTCTTTGCAATGTTGGGAAAATTATCTTCAGATATTCTAGACAGGttagatatatttattttagaaattgaAGAACTTAGAATTCCTCAGGTAAGAAGAACCAAATATTTGAAGTAGTTGTTCTTAACTTCTATCTGAACTTTTTCAGCCGTTATGGTGGGAGTATGCATGGTGTGTGAGTTTACTGCTTTCTTTCCTATGTCTAgctgccataaaaaaaaatcgagttaAGCCCATGAACCAGTACATTGCAGGATTAGTTGTTTTTGGTTTCATTCCACTTCTGTATGCTTTTATTTATTACTTCAAAGATGTCCTTGTTTATTTGACTGCTAAAGACGAAGAAGCTCTTGAAAATGTTCAGTTCTGGCAGGTatgcattattttctctaaataTTTCTACCCGAAACTAAcaagaaacaaatttattttgttttaggattatCCATATGGTCTTCTATGGTATGCTTTCATACTATTAGCTCTACAAGTACATGTGTTCTCTATTTATTTTGCATGGAATCTCTTACAAGCTTGGAAATCGAAGGGACTTAAAAAAACTGACTGAACACACTCTAGACAATTTCTGGCAACCATTCACCTCCCATTTGTCAAAAGCAATAGAAAAGACAATGTTGCTCATTCATGATTTCTCATTCTTTTTGACCCTAGAAGAGAATTATATATGTAATTTGTTTTTTGGATGGATTGATTGTTGAACTTTAttaaacaatttatttttaaatatacTGTTTTCCTTTACATTACTTTTAGTATTCATGGAATACAGAAAACCAGTCCTTCAAAT
Above is a window of Harmonia axyridis chromosome X, icHarAxyr1.1, whole genome shotgun sequence DNA encoding:
- the LOC123685574 gene encoding protein jagunal, with translation MATKGLHYTPLGTDGTDHAYRQRIAAQYQISALNKSRLKYCIFFHYLLFFAMLGKLSSDILDRLDIFILEIEELRIPQPLWWEYAWCVSLLLSFLCLAAIKKNRVKPMNQYIAGLVVFGFIPLLYAFIYYFKDVLVYLTAKDEEALENVQFWQDYPYGLLWYAFILLALQVHVFSIYFAWNLLQAWKSKGLKKTD